Genomic window (Nitrososphaerales archaeon):
GTTCATACTCATCGGAATGAGCAACTAGAGAATACTTTGAAATGAGGCGTGTTAATTCACGTTGGAGCAGCATCGCTTCAAAAGTGGCTTTCTCCCCGGCTTGTATATTATCGGGATCGGTGATCGTAAATGTTTCAGCTAGTACCTTACCTTCGTGATCGTAAAATGTTGCCACTACCTGCGTAAACGTTGAATTTGTCATACCGTTATTTCTTATCTCTCCTGCTACATGAGTATAACCTTGGTTATCTATGAAGAGATCATGTGACAATATCTGCAGACCCTTTTCCTTAGGAGTCGTTGCAAATGTATTTGATACGAATCCCTCGATCCTAGCCACTTCTTTAGCCTTCTCAGTATCGGTGTAAACTATATGAAATGGTGATTTGTTACCCGGTGTAATAACGTCAACTAATGGAAACCCAGATTTAGTACCAATAGCAGAACCGTTAGAATCATAGAGTGTGACGGTTACCTGAACGAATTCAAAGGCACTAGTATCACGGTTCTCAACTTCACCTACTATATGCAAGAAGCCTCTCTCATCAAGGTAGAAGTTCTTGTTCACAATATCCATAGAAGCTTTGGCACTAACCTGATATGTTGAGAACACGCTGCCAATCAAGACTAAGGTAAACAGTAAAGGAATTTGCTTTACGCGCATAAGGTTCTATTAGAAGTGGATTATAAAAAATCATATGTAACTAACAATCTATTATGTCTGCGACAGTATCGTAATACATGTTTGCGGGTTAAATTAACCAACAGTACTTGCATACGACATAACGTTGGATCATTTGCATCGTTGGAATGAGAAGAACTAACATCCATGTATCAACGTCTACATAAGTCAAATTACATACACATTAAATAAATCAAAAACATCGCATCGGTAATGGCAAGCAAGACAAAGTTATTAGTTATCGGTTTAGACTCTGTGCCTTCGTCCTTGCTTTTTGAAGAGCTAAAAGATGAATTACCAAACATTAAGAAGATGATAGATAATGGAATCTCTTGCGTACTGGAGAGCTGCCACCCTCCAATAACGATCCCTGCTTGGATGGTGATGATGACCAGTAAAAGTCCGGGCAGGCTAGGCATATACGGTTTCAGACATAGACAAGGATTCTCATATACTGAAGGGTGGATAGCAAACTCTAGATCCATAAGAGAGAAAAAAGTCTGGGATTATCTAGCGCAGGAAGGCAAAAGAGTTTGTCTTGTAGGTGTGCCACCGACTTATCCGCCAATACAAGTAAATGGCAAGCTTGTATCCTGTTTTGTTACTCCGTCAGATAAAAACGATTACACATACCCCTCAGAGTTCAAGCAAGATGTGGAGCAATTGGTAGGAAAGTATCTCTTTGATGTTATCTTTAGGACGAAGGATAGGGATGCGGTATTGAAGCAGTTGTATGAAATGACGGAGAAGAGATTCAAGCTCATAAAACATATGATAAGTAAGGAAGTATGGGATTTCACCATGTTTGTAGAGATTGGTGTTGATAGGTTGCACCATGCGTTCTGGAAGTTTCATGATAGAAAGCATCCCAAATACATTGCGGGAAACAAATATGAAAATGCAATAAGAGAATATTATAGATTTATAGACCAAAAGATCGGTGAATTGTTGGAAATTATTGATGATGATACATACGTTTTAACAGTTTCTGATCACGGTACGGCTGGAATGCAAGGTGCTTTTTGTATAAACGAATGGTTAATCAAGGAAGGTTATCTGGTTTTGAAGAACTATCCAAGTTCTGTAACCGATCTGGATAAGTGTGAAATTGATTGGGGCAAGACGAAGGCGTGGGGTTGGGGCGGGTACTACGCCAGAATATTTTTTAATGTTAAGGGAAGAGAGAAGAATGGAGTAATACCACCTGACGAATACAACAGGGTAAGAGAGGAACTCAGAAGTAAATTGATGCAAATAAAGGATCCTACTGGTAGAATATTTGACACTAAAGTGTATACTCCTGAGGAACTCTATGGTCAGTGCAACGGTGATAAACCAGATTTAATGGTATATTTCGACAATCTATACTGGAGGTCTGCAGGTACGATAGGACATAATTCATTATATTTATCGGAGAATGACACTGGTCCCGATGACTCGGTGCATTGGTATGACGGTATATTCATACTATATAACAAGAAGAAAAAGAATGGTATAAAACTGAAAAGAATGACTATATACGATGTTGCACCTAAT
Coding sequences:
- a CDS encoding FxLYD domain-containing protein; translation: MRVKQIPLLFTLVLIGSVFSTYQVSAKASMDIVNKNFYLDERGFLHIVGEVENRDTSAFEFVQVTVTLYDSNGSAIGTKSGFPLVDVITPGNKSPFHIVYTDTEKAKEVARIEGFVSNTFATTPKEKGLQILSHDLFIDNQGYTHVAGEIRNNGMTNSTFTQVVATFYDHEGKVLAETFTITDPDNIQAGEKATFEAMLLQRELTRLISKYSLVAHSDEYEHVKVEEGENVIQIPPDHGSISVMTKIKKKAILLAVKNEGIRPVYGLELNFVDGDFTYVKARGWQTLVNSGNIILKTDDRPLINGRNIVALLAFDEAPRGELEWQAFDFSQRVLSSGTLISES
- a CDS encoding alkaline phosphatase family protein codes for the protein MASKTKLLVIGLDSVPSSLLFEELKDELPNIKKMIDNGISCVLESCHPPITIPAWMVMMTSKSPGRLGIYGFRHRQGFSYTEGWIANSRSIREKKVWDYLAQEGKRVCLVGVPPTYPPIQVNGKLVSCFVTPSDKNDYTYPSEFKQDVEQLVGKYLFDVIFRTKDRDAVLKQLYEMTEKRFKLIKHMISKEVWDFTMFVEIGVDRLHHAFWKFHDRKHPKYIAGNKYENAIREYYRFIDQKIGELLEIIDDDTYVLTVSDHGTAGMQGAFCINEWLIKEGYLVLKNYPSSVTDLDKCEIDWGKTKAWGWGGYYARIFFNVKGREKNGVIPPDEYNRVREELRSKLMQIKDPTGRIFDTKVYTPEELYGQCNGDKPDLMVYFDNLYWRSAGTIGHNSLYLSENDTGPDDSVHWYDGIFILYNKKKKNGIKLKRMTIYDVAPNILSIMNMQVPTDMEGRVVPEISKWANGIKQ